One genomic window of Campylobacter curvus includes the following:
- a CDS encoding DUF4139 domain-containing protein: MKAAVLSSTLAICALADENLIEVYANRVFLHQSFMDQKSSFSLNLPEPVTLNDIDVSASCEVRSLKLNEREIVKDDDYVEVEKAKKELVRLKNKLSALSSKSKFLSDFSLGKEVQDIAVLKDNSGKFYNLMLENFSEISAIEEAMNDLNSKIQKYSPKYFVRLDLSFECGPKFVKVSYPVNVDLRLQNKILADTANKKINIIQGLVIKNPLSQDLNNLTIALYPFAYSSNLSPSHFYPWYEGKDEPMLEMAAAPMANEAYDMASAKFSRSTKEVQGQNFQSTLSNSWRIKNVNLKSNEEGSFVYDKQNLDAKFDIFIDGYGASNAYVRAKFTPLKSVEYADTTIKIDGVNIAKTQGIKVVPSEENSIFFGKNDLISVKKEKINDFTKESFFGNNSSTTEAYKYTVKNGSNLAWNVTLQERLPISTHEDIKVSTKNTPKENGIDREGRVSWDFELKANESKDIEFSYELTKVKK, encoded by the coding sequence GTGAAGGCTGCAGTTTTAAGCTCGACGCTCGCTATTTGCGCGTTGGCAGATGAAAATTTGATAGAAGTGTATGCAAATCGCGTATTCTTACACCAAAGCTTTATGGATCAAAAAAGCTCTTTTAGTCTAAATTTGCCTGAGCCCGTGACCCTAAACGATATCGACGTGAGCGCATCTTGCGAAGTGCGAAGCTTGAAGCTAAATGAGCGAGAGATCGTTAAAGATGATGATTATGTCGAGGTCGAGAAGGCTAAAAAGGAGCTGGTGCGCCTAAAAAACAAGCTAAGTGCGCTAAGTAGCAAGAGCAAATTTTTGAGCGATTTCTCGCTTGGCAAAGAGGTTCAAGACATCGCCGTTTTAAAGGACAATAGCGGGAAATTTTACAATCTGATGCTTGAAAATTTCAGTGAAATCTCGGCGATAGAAGAGGCTATGAATGATCTAAATTCAAAGATACAAAAATATAGCCCTAAATATTTCGTAAGACTTGATCTAAGCTTCGAGTGCGGGCCAAAATTCGTAAAAGTCTCATATCCTGTAAATGTGGATCTGCGCTTACAAAATAAAATTTTAGCCGACACGGCAAACAAAAAGATAAACATCATCCAAGGTCTAGTCATCAAAAATCCGCTCAGTCAGGATCTAAACAACCTCACGATCGCGCTTTATCCGTTTGCCTATTCTTCAAATTTATCTCCGTCACATTTTTATCCGTGGTACGAGGGCAAGGACGAGCCGATGCTGGAAATGGCGGCTGCGCCTATGGCCAACGAAGCTTATGACATGGCTAGCGCAAAGTTTAGCCGCTCGACAAAAGAGGTGCAGGGTCAGAATTTTCAAAGCACGCTTTCGAATTCATGGCGGATAAAAAATGTAAATTTAAAATCAAACGAAGAGGGCTCTTTTGTATATGATAAGCAAAATTTAGACGCTAAATTTGATATTTTTATCGATGGATACGGAGCGTCAAATGCTTATGTAAGGGCGAAATTCACCCCTCTTAAAAGCGTAGAATACGCCGATACCACGATCAAAATAGACGGCGTAAATATCGCTAAGACACAGGGCATAAAGGTCGTGCCAAGTGAGGAAAATTCTATATTTTTTGGTAAAAACGATCTCATAAGCGTAAAAAAAGAAAAGATAAACGACTTTACCAAAGAGTCGTTTTTTGGCAACAATAGCTCTACCACCGAAGCCTACAAATACACCGTGAAAAACGGCTCGAATTTAGCTTGGAACGTGACCTTGCAAGAGAGACTGCCGATATCTACGCACGAAGACATCAAAGTAAGCACCAAGAATACGCCGAAAGAAAACGGCATAGACCGTGAGGGCAGGGTCAGCTGGGACTTTGAGCTAAAGGCAAACGAGAGTAAAGACATCGAGTTTTCATACGAACTGACGAAGGTAAAAAAATAA
- a CDS encoding site-2 protease family protein, with translation MDFTDFDAAKILIIVASLVIAIVGHEIAHGFVAYKFGDTTAKNLGRLSINPIRHIDPLGTIVIPSVMYMATGLMFGWAKPVPVNMNTVIKNGRYKGAIAVALAGILYNLILTALAFLAFKFVKTTIPSEISMQFLYTLLAINLILAVFNLYPIPPLDGSKALEYILRILGLGALADRFAGLQRYGFIALVIILVSPFKEQFFYPVGYALDLMNSLL, from the coding sequence ATGGACTTCACTGATTTTGACGCGGCTAAAATTTTAATCATAGTCGCATCACTCGTAATAGCTATCGTCGGACACGAGATAGCGCACGGTTTTGTAGCTTATAAATTTGGCGACACGACGGCTAAAAATTTAGGCCGCCTAAGCATAAATCCTATCCGTCACATCGACCCGCTAGGCACTATCGTCATACCAAGCGTGATGTATATGGCCACGGGACTTATGTTTGGCTGGGCAAAGCCCGTGCCGGTAAATATGAACACGGTCATCAAAAACGGCAGATACAAAGGCGCTATCGCCGTGGCGCTGGCCGGGATTTTATATAATCTCATTCTGACCGCGCTTGCGTTTTTGGCGTTTAAATTTGTAAAAACTACCATACCAAGTGAAATTTCGATGCAGTTTTTATACACTTTGCTGGCTATAAATTTGATCTTAGCCGTTTTCAATCTCTACCCTATCCCGCCGCTTGATGGCTCAAAGGCGCTTGAATACATTCTGCGGATATTAGGACTTGGTGCATTAGCCGATCGCTTTGCGGGACTACAAAGATACGGCTTTATCGCACTCGTCATCATCTTGGTATCGCCCTTTAAAGAGCAGTTTTTCTATCCTGTAGGATATGCTTTGGATCTAATGAATTCTTTGCTTTGA
- the lepB gene encoding signal peptidase I, translated as MRKIFNKLHEFSSSWTGTVIIVLLVIFFIAQAFVIPSGSMKNTLLIGDHLFVKKFSYGVPTPRIPWLEIKVLPEFNGNGHLINGEGPKRGDIVVFRYPNDEKVHYVKRCFAVGGDEVVFVEKQTFLRPFEGDEYIRANYDEKDIVSLDGKLFVKEPYKFSGIHYDPKVNMFEQMLYYLNAGKLAMKPVFINSFKPSEQYNFNAFYFKVPQDQYFMMGDNRDHSNDSRFWGSVEYKDIVGKPWFVYFSWDDKYRIRWERIGRFVDTIQNDEKFTQYALKEAEVDGLH; from the coding sequence ATGAGAAAAATTTTTAATAAACTACATGAATTTTCGAGCAGCTGGACCGGCACGGTCATCATCGTTTTACTCGTCATTTTCTTTATCGCTCAGGCCTTTGTCATCCCGTCGGGATCGATGAAAAACACGCTCTTAATCGGCGATCATCTGTTTGTCAAAAAATTTAGCTACGGCGTGCCTACACCTAGGATACCGTGGCTGGAGATCAAGGTCTTGCCGGAATTTAACGGCAACGGACACCTCATAAACGGTGAAGGTCCAAAACGCGGCGATATCGTGGTATTTCGCTATCCAAACGACGAGAAAGTGCACTATGTCAAGCGCTGTTTTGCCGTGGGTGGCGACGAGGTCGTATTTGTCGAGAAGCAGACCTTTTTACGCCCGTTTGAAGGCGACGAATATATCCGCGCAAACTACGATGAAAAGGACATCGTCTCGCTTGACGGCAAGCTTTTTGTAAAAGAGCCTTATAAATTTAGCGGCATCCACTACGACCCTAAAGTAAATATGTTTGAGCAGATGCTTTACTATTTAAACGCCGGCAAACTCGCGATGAAGCCCGTTTTTATAAATTCTTTCAAGCCAAGCGAGCAGTATAATTTCAACGCGTTTTATTTTAAAGTGCCCCAAGATCAATACTTTATGATGGGCGATAACCGCGACCACTCTAACGACAGCCGCTTTTGGGGCAGCGTAGAGTATAAAGACATCGTTGGAAAGCCGTGGTTCGTGTATTTTAGCTGGGACGATAAATACCGCATCCGTTGGGAGCGCATCGGAAGATTCGTAGATACGATCCAAAACGATGAGAAATTTACGCAGTATGCACTAAAAGAGGCCGAAGTCGATGGACTTCACTGA
- the folD gene encoding bifunctional methylenetetrahydrofolate dehydrogenase/methenyltetrahydrofolate cyclohydrolase FolD has translation MKILDGKATSAKVKDEVKERASALKNAGIEPALAVILIGSDKASQTYVAAKQKACEASGIRSVMHKLPQTTSQNELLALINVLNLDDSIDGILVQLPLPAHIDTTSVLEAIWPQKDVDGFHAENVGKLVSGLDGFVPCTPLGIMRILKEYGIDVAGLNAVVIGRSNIVGKPMASLLLNASATVTITHSKTRNLKQICSTADLIVAAIGKPNFVTADMVKEGAIVIDVGINRLDGGRLVGDVDFDAVAPKSSFITPVPGGVGPMTIAMLLSNTIRSAQNRAKNLGIVKE, from the coding sequence ATGAAAATTTTAGACGGTAAAGCTACCAGCGCAAAGGTCAAGGACGAGGTCAAAGAGCGAGCGAGCGCCCTTAAAAATGCAGGCATAGAACCGGCCCTCGCCGTTATCCTGATAGGTAGCGACAAGGCCAGTCAGACATATGTCGCCGCAAAGCAAAAGGCCTGCGAAGCCAGCGGTATCCGCTCGGTGATGCACAAACTACCACAAACCACCAGCCAAAACGAGCTTCTAGCGCTCATAAACGTTTTAAATTTAGACGACAGCATAGACGGGATTTTAGTGCAGCTGCCACTACCGGCGCACATCGATACGACGAGCGTTTTAGAGGCCATTTGGCCACAAAAAGACGTAGACGGCTTTCACGCCGAAAACGTAGGCAAACTAGTCAGCGGGCTTGATGGCTTCGTGCCTTGCACGCCGCTTGGCATAATGAGAATTTTAAAAGAGTATGGTATCGATGTAGCGGGGCTAAATGCCGTGGTCATAGGCAGGAGCAACATCGTAGGCAAGCCGATGGCAAGCCTACTGCTAAACGCCTCGGCCACAGTGACCATCACGCATAGTAAAACGCGAAATTTAAAGCAAATTTGTAGCACAGCCGATCTCATCGTAGCCGCCATCGGAAAGCCGAATTTCGTAACGGCCGATATGGTAAAAGAGGGCGCGATAGTCATAGACGTAGGCATAAACCGCCTGGACGGCGGACGCCTCGTAGGAGATGTGGACTTTGACGCGGTAGCGCCTAAGAGCTCCTTCATCACACCGGTTCCCGGGGGCGTAGGGCCGATGACGATAGCGATGCTACTTAGCAACACCATAAGATCGGCTCAAAACAGGGCTAAAAATCTAGGCATAGTAAAAGAGTGA
- a CDS encoding c-type cytochrome, translated as MRLLFCIFALYSLAQSADFITKMEYARMLYLNPRGIGCDKCHGANGTGSVISKFKHFDKKTNKLVDDELRAPRINDLDFERFEAALNSPKGVMPSYFLTAEESKILYEYVISLNKQNKPKGKK; from the coding sequence ATGAGGCTGCTTTTTTGCATTTTCGCTTTGTATTCGCTGGCGCAAAGTGCCGATTTTATAACCAAAATGGAATACGCAAGGATGCTTTATCTAAACCCGCGCGGCATAGGCTGTGACAAGTGTCACGGCGCAAACGGCACAGGCAGCGTCATCTCTAAATTTAAACATTTTGATAAAAAAACGAACAAGCTAGTAGACGACGAGCTGCGAGCACCGCGGATAAACGATCTTGATTTTGAGCGCTTCGAGGCGGCGCTAAATAGCCCAAAAGGCGTTATGCCAAGCTATTTTTTAACGGCCGAGGAGAGCAAAATTTTATACGAATACGTGATAAGTTTAAACAAACAAAATAAACCAAAAGGAAAAAAATGA
- the hemL gene encoding glutamate-1-semialdehyde 2,1-aminomutase, with amino-acid sequence MTNKEAFIEAKRFIAGGVNSPVRAFGSVGGEPIIIDHGRGAYIYDIEGKKYLDFIQSWGPLIFGHCDADIEKAVIEAVKRGLSFGAPTLVETTLAKMVCEKFENLDKIRFVSSGTEATMSAIRVARGYSKKDGLIKFEGCYHGHSDALLIKAGSGATTYGNASSGGVPQDVVRNTYLAVYNDAASVEAIFKSNPGKIGAVIIEPIAGNMGLVPADKEFLQSLRALCDKFGAVLILDEVMSGFRASEFGSLPYHGVLADLVTFGKVIGGGMNAAAFGGKREIMDCLSPDGAVYQAGTLSGNPIAMSAGIAALSKINASKNLYAKLENLARRLMQGFKAAANEAGAALQTNVRGSMFGYFFTPHAVKNYDDALKSDTKLFAKFHAAMLKRGVYLAPSQFETGFICEPMSEADIDFAVNAAREAFGEIKA; translated from the coding sequence ATGACGAATAAAGAGGCATTTATTGAGGCTAAGAGATTTATAGCAGGCGGCGTGAATTCGCCTGTGCGTGCGTTTGGTAGTGTGGGTGGCGAGCCTATCATCATCGATCACGGCAGGGGTGCATACATCTACGATATAGAGGGCAAGAAATATCTTGACTTTATCCAGAGCTGGGGACCGCTGATATTTGGGCACTGCGACGCTGACATAGAAAAGGCGGTCATCGAGGCGGTAAAAAGGGGGCTTAGCTTTGGTGCGCCGACCCTGGTCGAGACGACGCTTGCAAAGATGGTCTGCGAGAAATTTGAAAATTTAGACAAGATCCGCTTCGTAAGCTCGGGCACCGAGGCCACCATGAGCGCGATACGCGTAGCTCGCGGATACAGCAAAAAAGACGGGCTTATAAAATTTGAAGGCTGCTATCACGGACACTCGGACGCTTTACTCATAAAAGCGGGCAGCGGTGCGACCACGTATGGCAACGCATCAAGCGGTGGAGTGCCGCAGGACGTCGTGAGAAACACTTACTTAGCAGTCTATAACGACGCGGCGAGCGTGGAGGCGATATTTAAAAGCAATCCCGGCAAAATAGGCGCCGTCATCATCGAGCCTATCGCCGGAAATATGGGGCTTGTGCCGGCCGATAAAGAATTTTTACAAAGCCTTCGCGCACTTTGTGATAAATTTGGCGCGGTACTCATACTAGATGAGGTCATGAGCGGCTTTAGAGCGTCGGAATTTGGCTCATTGCCTTATCACGGCGTTTTGGCTGATCTGGTGACTTTCGGTAAGGTTATCGGCGGAGGCATGAACGCGGCTGCATTTGGCGGCAAACGCGAGATAATGGACTGCCTAAGCCCTGATGGAGCGGTGTATCAAGCAGGCACGCTAAGCGGCAATCCTATCGCGATGAGTGCGGGTATAGCCGCACTTTCAAAGATAAATGCAAGCAAGAATCTATACGCCAAGCTTGAAAATTTAGCCCGTCGTTTGATGCAAGGCTTTAAAGCCGCGGCCAATGAGGCCGGAGCAGCGCTTCAAACCAACGTCAGAGGCTCGATGTTTGGCTACTTTTTCACGCCTCATGCGGTCAAAAACTATGACGATGCGCTAAAAAGCGACACCAAGCTGTTCGCTAAATTTCACGCAGCCATGCTAAAGCGAGGCGTCTATCTCGCCCCTAGCCAGTTTGAGACGGGCTTCATCTGCGAGCCTATGAGCGAAGCGGATATCGATTTTGCCGTAAATGCAGCGCGTGAAGCCTTTGGGGAGATAAAAGCATAA
- a CDS encoding AtpZ/AtpI family protein — MAKLKDIVSGAEQLSLGISMVVAVALGTGLGYWIKSLTGWGFALWCGLALGVAAAILNVYKAYRSQMKSLDELKDENRYKPLKDDDEDDE, encoded by the coding sequence ATGGCTAAATTAAAAGACATCGTTTCTGGCGCCGAGCAGCTCAGTCTCGGTATTTCTATGGTCGTGGCGGTCGCGCTTGGCACGGGGCTTGGCTACTGGATAAAAAGCCTCACGGGCTGGGGTTTTGCGCTTTGGTGTGGGCTTGCTCTTGGCGTCGCGGCGGCGATCTTAAATGTCTATAAGGCTTATAGGTCTCAAATGAAAAGCCTTGACGAGCTAAAAGATGAAAATCGCTATAAGCCCCTAAAAGACGACGATGAGGACGATGAGTGA
- a CDS encoding MFS transporter: protein MSSSMRTIRSMLPLFLGMSLLFIGNGLVIASCGVELKKMGVDEMQIGLVNTCFFVGALISTISSHRIISKTGHIRAFAIFTAVFGVSAMFHSLSQNLYFWAFLRACLGYCYYGLLMVIESWLNAKTANFIRSRVLAFYEGVFYTSFGAGILILALDLSSFEIFIISAAFIMISSIPLNLIRIKQPQIPQKQSINIPKILGIVPLALVGALVAGIAVNGFFSMASLFVLLQGYGTKEVSFFMTIAMAGGFSVQLVIGGFSDKFGRRPAIIASSCVALVSALLFLLNEHNLTVQYILAFFFGSGIFCIYGLSIARANDEITDKTQSVQVARALLFSYSLASLASPMLMGASMRYFGAFGFIYVYLVVFSFLIIFALTQKTVPSYLRKNYNEQHVARTSAISSLNVKQNLADVEK from the coding sequence ATGTCAAGTAGCATGCGCACGATCCGCTCGATGTTGCCTTTGTTTTTGGGTATGAGCTTGCTTTTTATCGGCAACGGACTAGTCATCGCCTCTTGCGGCGTGGAGCTTAAGAAGATGGGCGTGGACGAGATGCAAATCGGCCTTGTCAATACCTGCTTTTTTGTCGGCGCGCTAATAAGCACCATCAGCTCGCATCGTATCATCTCAAAGACCGGCCATATCCGTGCATTTGCGATATTTACGGCGGTTTTTGGCGTCTCGGCGATGTTTCATAGCCTCAGTCAAAATTTATATTTTTGGGCGTTTTTGCGTGCTTGCCTTGGATATTGCTACTACGGGCTACTGATGGTCATCGAAAGCTGGTTGAACGCAAAGACTGCAAATTTCATCAGATCGCGTGTGCTGGCGTTTTACGAGGGCGTTTTTTACACGAGTTTTGGCGCTGGCATATTGATACTGGCACTCGATCTTAGTAGCTTTGAAATTTTCATAATAAGCGCCGCATTCATAATGATCTCAAGTATCCCGCTAAATCTCATCCGCATCAAACAGCCGCAGATACCGCAAAAGCAAAGCATCAACATACCTAAAATTTTAGGCATCGTGCCGCTTGCGCTCGTAGGCGCGCTGGTCGCCGGCATAGCGGTGAATGGCTTTTTTTCTATGGCGAGCTTGTTCGTGCTGCTTCAAGGATACGGCACCAAAGAGGTTTCGTTTTTTATGACGATCGCGATGGCTGGCGGCTTTAGCGTGCAGCTCGTGATAGGCGGCTTTTCTGATAAATTTGGCCGCAGACCGGCCATCATCGCCTCAAGCTGCGTAGCGCTCGTCTCTGCGCTACTGTTTTTGCTAAACGAGCACAACCTCACGGTGCAATACATCCTCGCATTTTTCTTTGGTAGCGGGATATTTTGCATATACGGGCTTTCCATAGCGCGCGCAAACGACGAGATCACGGACAAGACGCAAAGCGTGCAGGTGGCAAGAGCGCTACTTTTTAGCTACTCGCTCGCTTCACTCGCCTCGCCTATGTTGATGGGCGCTAGCATGAGGTATTTTGGAGCTTTTGGCTTTATTTATGTCTATTTGGTCGTTTTTAGCTTTCTTATAATCTTTGCTCTGACGCAAAAGACCGTTCCGTCCTATCTTCGCAAGAACTACAACGAACAGCATGTCGCTCGCACCAGTGCGATAAGCAGCCTAAACGTAAAGCAAAATTTAGCCGATGTAGAAAAATAA
- a CDS encoding flagellar hook-length control protein FliK: MEILNNINTQTAVQSGASGAQGAVKTPQGGLFKNQPTPQSVSEQSVQNALDNVGKLVARVLDELKSSASITKTEQILEQAKDTRIAPNFSNDLQSLAKALESEGDTEQNASLKELALKLKEFLKPIAELKNAPLNEQIKNSGVLLEANLKDALSGEKLPSSIQKLLSDIKNLGNQNLLNEILTLANDENLDNQNSFSKLSTVLENTKNQAQNTLNNSNIKALLSDVNKLDNVSKFLDKMSAKDPNADNIKMQVGKMLDFVSNLKDKIGGLANEKLNQNFGFSSNHKELRTTLEALQKDLKFLNDIGDEAGLVKEFKALSGSSNEASLQDKLQSAARRLAQTLNFADASASAAKANLDESKALLKQLKLASNDITNITQKNSAEVAKALSGDVKSTLLSISEKSQNPQISQMANKMLSQIEIHQVVSSLQGGIQTYMPYVWDGVEGGNVAFKRGKKDKYYAQIDLNFKKYGQVNVMVGLIDKRYIDISVATQTSEFKNLISNGASELKQAISQLGLIVSNFNLKAMPKTQIRQKFKNFGGFDVGFDKKI; this comes from the coding sequence ATGGAAATTTTAAACAATATAAACACTCAAACAGCCGTCCAAAGCGGCGCTTCAGGCGCACAAGGTGCGGTAAAGACGCCTCAAGGAGGGCTTTTTAAAAACCAGCCCACGCCTCAAAGCGTAAGCGAACAGAGCGTTCAAAATGCGCTTGATAATGTCGGCAAGCTCGTTGCACGCGTGCTTGACGAGCTAAAAAGCAGCGCCAGCATCACAAAGACCGAGCAGATATTAGAACAAGCCAAGGATACGCGCATAGCGCCAAATTTCTCAAACGACCTGCAGTCTTTGGCTAAGGCTCTTGAGAGCGAAGGCGATACCGAGCAAAATGCGAGTTTAAAAGAGCTCGCACTAAAGCTGAAGGAGTTTTTAAAACCTATCGCCGAGCTAAAAAATGCGCCGCTAAACGAGCAGATAAAAAACTCGGGCGTGCTGCTGGAGGCGAATTTAAAGGATGCGTTAAGCGGCGAAAAGCTGCCATCATCGATCCAAAAACTGCTAAGCGACATCAAAAATTTAGGCAATCAAAATCTGCTAAATGAAATTTTGACGCTTGCAAACGATGAAAATTTGGACAATCAAAATTCTTTTTCAAAGCTTAGCACGGTCTTGGAAAACACCAAAAATCAAGCTCAAAATACACTCAATAACTCAAATATCAAGGCGCTTTTAAGCGATGTCAATAAGCTTGATAATGTCTCGAAATTTTTAGATAAAATGAGCGCGAAAGATCCAAACGCCGATAATATAAAAATGCAAGTAGGAAAAATGCTTGATTTCGTCTCAAATTTAAAAGATAAAATAGGCGGTCTGGCAAACGAAAAGCTAAATCAAAATTTTGGCTTTAGCTCTAACCACAAGGAGCTAAGAACGACGCTTGAAGCCTTGCAAAAGGATCTGAAATTTTTAAACGATATAGGTGATGAGGCGGGGCTCGTCAAAGAATTTAAGGCGTTAAGTGGTAGCTCTAACGAGGCTAGCTTACAAGATAAACTCCAAAGTGCGGCCCGTCGTTTGGCGCAGACGCTAAATTTTGCAGACGCTAGCGCAAGCGCTGCAAAGGCGAATTTAGACGAGAGTAAAGCGCTTTTAAAGCAGCTAAAACTAGCATCCAACGATATAACAAATATCACTCAAAAAAATTCCGCCGAGGTCGCAAAGGCGCTAAGCGGCGATGTAAAAAGCACTCTTTTATCGATCAGTGAAAAGAGTCAAAATCCGCAAATAAGCCAAATGGCTAATAAAATGCTCTCTCAAATCGAGATACATCAAGTAGTCTCCAGCTTGCAAGGAGGCATACAAACCTATATGCCCTACGTTTGGGACGGCGTGGAGGGCGGCAATGTAGCTTTTAAGCGCGGCAAAAAAGACAAATACTACGCGCAAATCGATCTAAATTTTAAAAAATACGGCCAAGTAAACGTCATGGTAGGACTGATCGATAAGCGCTACATCGATATCTCGGTAGCCACGCAAACGAGCGAATTTAAAAATCTAATCTCAAATGGGGCTAGCGAGTTAAAGCAGGCGATCTCGCAGCTTGGGCTCATAGTCTCGAATTTCAATCTAAAAGCGATGCCTAAAACGCAAATTCGGCAGAAATTTAAGAATTTCGGCGGATTTGACGTGGGGTTTGATAAGAAGATCTGA
- a CDS encoding FlhB-like flagellar biosynthesis protein → MQVSKKKAVALGYNREKNSAPKVLATGSGEIANKIISLAREHEIPIKEDPDLIEILSKVEIDQEIPPNLYKAVAEIFSFLYKVTNKK, encoded by the coding sequence ATGCAAGTGTCTAAGAAAAAGGCGGTCGCGCTTGGCTATAATCGCGAGAAAAATAGCGCTCCAAAAGTCCTAGCCACAGGCTCTGGCGAGATAGCAAACAAGATAATCTCCCTCGCTCGCGAACACGAGATACCGATCAAAGAAGACCCCGATTTAATAGAAATTTTAAGTAAAGTCGAGATAGATCAAGAGATACCGCCAAATTTATATAAGGCTGTCGCCGAAATTTTCAGCTTCTTGTATAAGGTGACGAATAAAAAATAA
- a CDS encoding methyl-accepting chemotaxis protein yields MKISTKVMVMIVSSLVVLLVALVALNNYEQDKTIKFSEDELVKAVITGKKVALSEELTIVSTLISKVQKEFIDSGKSQQDIKKDILAYIESIRFGAGNKNYISVYDKQGNTIINPGNPQFNGQSRINATDANGLKYIEKLIQTSDKDEFVEFTFVAKDGKHTRRLGDSFGINLFGEDVVLVSIADLEDAYKRADKIVEDMEADAAKGMQMFVMVAIIIMVISLIATILYSKFSITRPLNELIDRANNLSSGDGDLTRKLEVNGKDEIAQASEAINNFIEKVRILISDAKHLSSENSSIANELSSTSLQTGKRVEDSTTIVSKTSKDCNEIQSGMKESIQIAQNGKDDLQKALGYVDEATKSISNLTSEIVQTAQTENEMAGKIDQLSRDAEQVKSVLVVINDIADQTNLLALNAAIEAARAGEHGRGFAVVADEVRQLAERTQKSLIEINATINVIVQAISDSSEQMSANSKQIQELTNVASDVEKTIKVMSEVMSSAIGLSDKTIQDYINTGKSIDEIVSNIDGINSISTENARSVEEIASAAEHLNKMTDTLNAKLGEFRT; encoded by the coding sequence ATGAAAATTTCAACAAAAGTTATGGTGATGATAGTCTCATCACTTGTTGTTTTGCTTGTTGCACTAGTTGCCCTAAACAACTATGAACAAGATAAAACGATTAAATTTTCCGAAGACGAGCTCGTAAAAGCCGTAATAACCGGCAAAAAGGTAGCTCTGAGCGAGGAGCTAACGATAGTTTCTACGCTAATATCAAAGGTTCAAAAAGAATTTATAGATAGCGGCAAAAGCCAACAAGATATAAAAAAGGATATCTTGGCATACATCGAATCGATTAGGTTTGGTGCGGGCAATAAAAACTATATCAGCGTGTATGATAAACAAGGCAATACGATCATAAATCCAGGCAACCCTCAGTTTAACGGGCAAAGCAGGATAAATGCAACGGATGCGAACGGACTTAAATATATAGAAAAGCTTATTCAAACTTCAGATAAAGATGAATTTGTGGAATTTACCTTTGTTGCAAAAGATGGAAAACATACAAGAAGACTTGGCGATAGTTTTGGTATAAATTTATTTGGCGAAGATGTTGTTCTTGTATCGATAGCCGATCTTGAAGACGCCTATAAAAGAGCCGATAAGATAGTAGAAGATATGGAAGCGGATGCGGCAAAAGGTATGCAGATGTTTGTGATGGTCGCCATCATCATAATGGTAATATCTTTGATCGCGACTATACTTTATTCTAAATTTTCTATCACTAGACCGCTCAATGAGCTCATAGACAGAGCGAACAACCTCTCAAGCGGAGACGGCGATCTGACTAGAAAGCTTGAAGTAAACGGCAAAGACGAGATAGCCCAAGCAAGCGAAGCGATAAATAATTTCATAGAAAAAGTAAGGATATTGATATCTGACGCTAAGCACCTATCTTCTGAAAATTCCTCTATCGCAAACGAGCTTAGCTCGACATCGCTTCAAACCGGCAAACGTGTAGAGGACTCTACGACGATAGTGAGCAAAACCAGTAAGGACTGCAACGAGATACAATCAGGCATGAAAGAGTCTATCCAGATAGCTCAAAACGGCAAAGACGATCTGCAAAAGGCGCTAGGATATGTAGATGAAGCTACTAAATCGATCTCAAATTTGACATCCGAGATAGTCCAGACCGCTCAAACCGAAAACGAAATGGCTGGCAAGATAGATCAGCTAAGCCGTGATGCAGAGCAGGTCAAATCAGTCCTCGTCGTGATAAACGATATAGCCGATCAGACAAATCTACTAGCTCTTAACGCTGCTATCGAGGCTGCTAGAGCGGGCGAGCATGGACGTGGATTTGCAGTCGTCGCCGATGAGGTCAGGCAGCTTGCAGAAAGGACTCAAAAGAGCCTGATAGAGATAAACGCGACCATAAACGTCATAGTCCAAGCGATATCAGACTCTAGCGAACAGATGAGTGCAAATTCCAAACAGATACAAGAGCTTACAAATGTCGCTAGCGATGTTGAAAAGACCATCAAAGTCATGAGCGAAGTGATGAGTAGCGCGATAGGGCTATCTGATAAAACGATACAAGACTACATAAACACAGGCAAGAGCATAGACGAAATAGTAAGTAATATCGACGGTATCAACTCTATCTCGACAGAAAATGCAAGAAGCGTTGAAGAGATAGCAAGTGCAGCCGAGCATCTAAATAAGATGACCGATACTCTAAACGCCAAACTGGGCGAATTTAGAACATGA